TCTTTGCATTCTTTACTTTTGCGGGAGTAAAATGCTTTGCTGTAGCTTCATAAACAGGTTTAAGGTTTTTTAGCTGATAGTGGTCGGTCTGTAACTGATAGGGTTTGTATTTTTCGCCAAATAATTCTTCAGTATGTTTAAGAGCATTTTTTAAAGCTGATCTTATCAGCGTAGGGCTTTCTTTTTCTCCAATTGCATAACCTACTATGTAATTATTAAAAGGATCAAGTATTATTACGGCAGTCAGCCTATTGTGATAGGTTGTAACTGATTTTCCATTTTTATCAACCCCCGTTTTTTGATAAAGAAGTTCGGCATCCCACCCATCCATTGACCAAAACAACATTGAGGCACTTGGTTTACTTCTTTTAATCTGCATGTGTTTTTGATGCATTAGGCTCGTCTCACCGTGTTGTCCTGCAAAAACATATAAGTCCAGTTTTTCACGATAATTTGCAATTACACCAGCATCTATAGTTTTCCAACCGATGGCACCCGCTACATCATTATAATGTCTTACAATTTGCTCGTTATTTAAGTTTTGATGTTTACCAAGTAACACCTCAATAAGCGCTAATTGTTCATCATCTTTAACTTTAGCCGCATTTTTAGAACCGTATTTTTTAGATATAATACACGAATAATCTTCTTTTATAAACCGGTTTACTTTGTGGCGCAAACTGTCTTTGGTAGTGGGTAAATCGTGGTTTACTTGCTGAAAAGCGTTAACGTCGTTACTTAAGCTTTGCCAGATATCAAATTGTCCGGTAAGACCTAATGACTTTGTGTATAATTTTCGCTTTTGGCGAACTTCTAGTATCGTATTTAATACCGATGCATTATAAGTGTACAATTCGATCGCTTCGGGAGGTAATTTTTTATTGTTATCCTCACCATAACGATGTGCTGCAAAAAAATCAAATGCTTTTCGATCGCTTATGTAATGTTTTTCAAAGAACGATGCCCTAACTTTTTCGGTGGGCTTACCAAATTTGAACACCAATGTATCCCTCCACTCTTGTATCAAAGAATCAAACTCGACTAATGCATCAAAACCAAGTGACCCCCTTCTTAATTCTCTCTCTGGCTGGGTTTTGCTTTGAGTTCGACCATATAATGCCCGATATGAAATGAGTTTTAAGCTATCCTCATGACTGCTAACAATTTTATCATTTTTAATCAAAAACTTGATTTTTACTCCAAGTTTATCATTATGATATTCAAATGGGGTTTCTTTTTTTTCCATACTGAATAATTATTACTTAGTTTCAGTAGATGTTTCTTTAGCTGCATTCAATTCACTTTCTAACATTTCTATTGCTCTTTTACGAATAGCAACTGCTACATCTGAGTTATTATAATATGCTAATGCTGCATATATGGTTGGTCTTGTTACTGAAAATTCTTTTATAAGAATTCCGATTGAACCCCTTGGTGGATTTATTTTTTTCATAAGTTTACATATGTAATTATTGTTTTGTATTACCGTTTTGCTTTTACAAATATATACACAAATTGCGAAATATCGCAATATCAATAGCGAAATTTCGCAATTAATTTTAAAAAAAACAACTTACCGTGCTTAGAATCAAACAAATAAGGGAATATAAAAATATCACTCAAGATGAAATGGTTGTCAAAACTGGAATTCCTAAGAGATCATATGTAGATTATGAGAATGAAAAGCAGGACGTATCTCTTGATAGGTTGCGAAAAATCGCAATAGCCCTAGAGGTGTCAATTTCAGACCTTATTGATGAAAAGAAAACTCTACCTGATGTTTCCGCAGCAGCAATAGAAAGTCAGCGAAAAACAAAAGATGCTATTTATGAAATGCAGCGTGTACCTTTATTTAACCTTGAAGCAACAATGGGCTTAGTCCCATTAGTTGATGGTAACGGAGTTGATGAAGAAAAAATAATAGATTATATTTCTATACCAAGTATGCCAAGTTGTGATGGTGCAATATACGCATCGGGAGACAGCATGTATCCTTTGTTAAAATCAGGTGACATGATAGCGTACAAGCGAATTGCCGTAGAGCGCGCCCAAATATTTTTCGGTGAAATGTATATAGTAGCGGTGAAGCTTGATGAATCCAGTACAATGAAAACAATAAAATTCGTACATCAAAGTGAATTAGGTGACGAATATATTAAGCTTGTCAGTCACAATCAACATCACACCCCTAAGGATATAAGATTAAGTCAAATAGCCGCAATTGGACTGGTACGAGCATCGATACGACTCCACAACTAGATAAATAACTAATAATCAGTAGTGTAAATACGGAATCGAATAGATTAATATAAAATAAAGGGGTGTTTAAACCTTATTTTTTGTTATTTACTTAAATAAAAGTGCTATTAACGGGTATTGTACAGGCTTTTTTTTAGCATCGTTCAAGTAAAGCAAGAGGTAAAGCAAGAGGTAAAGCAATAATATAAACAGGCTTTTTTGAAATATTCTTTAAGCACTTTTTAAAAGGCTTTAAAACTTCGTTTAAATCTGTTTCAACACAATAAAAAAAGCCGTAAAACACTTGGTTTTACGGCTTTTACTGTAATTTTATAGATATATAACTTAAGAATGGTAGATAGTTCTTTATACAGGCTTTTAATAGCTATTTAAATGGTAGCATAATGGTAGTAAAAAGTAATTAAAGAACATTTCAAATTACCCCAGATTTTAACCTTTTTTGGTGTTAAGCCTTGATTTTATTGGTTTTATCGACCTTTTTTATATTGGATACTATTGTATATTTGATTTATAGGCCCTTATAATGCTGCCGAAAAAGCATTTCAGGAAATAAATATTAATTATTTAAGTGTTATAGATTTTACACGATTGATATTGCCCCAACTATTACAACAGCAAGAAGCCGCGGTTGTTAACGTTACTTCTGTCGCTGTGTTTAGAGGGAATAAGTACTTGCCAACATATTCTGCAAGTAAAGCGGCTCTACATAGTTATACGCAGGGATTAAGAGATACATTCGAGGAAAATTCAAATCTTAATATTTTTGAAATTTATCCTCCTTTGGTCAATACAGAGTTTTCTGCCGAGATTGGCGGTGCAAACGGTATTCCTCCT
The nucleotide sequence above comes from Flavobacterium branchiarum. Encoded proteins:
- a CDS encoding XRE family transcriptional regulator, coding for MLRIKQIREYKNITQDEMVVKTGIPKRSYVDYENEKQDVSLDRLRKIAIALEVSISDLIDEKKTLPDVSAAAIESQRKTKDAIYEMQRVPLFNLEATMGLVPLVDGNGVDEEKIIDYISIPSMPSCDGAIYASGDSMYPLLKSGDMIAYKRIAVERAQIFFGEMYIVAVKLDESSTMKTIKFVHQSELGDEYIKLVSHNQHHTPKDIRLSQIAAIGLVRASIRLHN
- a CDS encoding SDR family NAD(P)-dependent oxidoreductase, whose protein sequence is MNINYLSVIDFTRLILPQLLQQQEAAVVNVTSVAVFRGNKYLPTYSASKAALHSYTQGLRDTFEENSNLNIFEIYPPLVNTEFSAEIGGANGIPPSEVAVELLLGLKNNQFDILVGESKNFSDKL